The following are from one region of the Haloactinomyces albus genome:
- a CDS encoding PPOX class F420-dependent oxidoreductase produces MDLDEARSVVRTQHHAVLSTLRTDGMPQMSPVLATVDEAGRVTVSTSADTAKVRNLRRDPRAWLCVLPDRFFGPWIQVEGDVQIAELPEAMPLLEEYYRSIAGEHEDWESYRAAMRAENRVLIRVELTRAGPG; encoded by the coding sequence GTGGACCTCGATGAAGCGCGGTCCGTCGTACGTACCCAGCATCACGCGGTGTTGAGCACGCTACGCACGGATGGCATGCCGCAGATGTCGCCCGTCCTGGCGACGGTGGACGAGGCGGGGCGGGTCACCGTGAGCACCTCGGCGGACACGGCCAAGGTCCGCAACCTGCGGCGCGATCCCCGCGCCTGGCTGTGTGTACTCCCCGATCGCTTCTTCGGCCCGTGGATCCAGGTGGAAGGTGACGTGCAGATCGCCGAACTACCGGAGGCGATGCCGCTGCTGGAGGAGTACTACCGCAGCATCGCCGGCGAGCACGAGGACTGGGAGTCCTACCGTGCCGCCATGCGAGCCGAGAACCGGGTGCTCATCCGAGTGGAACTCACCCGTGCGGGGCCGGGCTGA
- a CDS encoding RNA polymerase sigma factor, which translates to MDNRIAGAEPDEDDSVLLAKLRAGEEGAYDLLYRRHAPAVRRYALSVRRPGIDVDDVVAEVFLRVLRAVRTGHGPKDYVRTYLVTAVRRVLGEWVAARRDEPMHTDQLGDWAGRLPDDERSDHQTREAERELLAMAFSRLPARWRAVLWRMEVEGHRPASIAGEFGLTPNATAVLAHRARQGLRTAYREAAAGEHGGRRRRGPVAPGCAPHPGGPANGSGSVGNTRDG; encoded by the coding sequence ATGGACAACCGCATCGCCGGAGCGGAACCGGACGAGGACGACAGCGTCCTGCTGGCGAAATTGCGTGCCGGCGAGGAGGGCGCTTATGACCTGCTGTATCGCAGGCATGCGCCTGCGGTGCGGCGGTATGCACTGAGCGTGCGGCGGCCCGGTATCGACGTCGACGACGTGGTTGCCGAGGTTTTCCTGCGAGTGCTGCGTGCGGTGCGAACGGGTCACGGGCCGAAGGATTACGTGCGGACTTACCTGGTGACCGCCGTGCGCCGGGTGCTCGGCGAATGGGTGGCTGCTCGCCGGGACGAGCCGATGCACACCGACCAGCTCGGTGACTGGGCCGGACGACTGCCGGACGATGAGCGGAGTGATCACCAGACTCGGGAGGCCGAGCGGGAGCTGCTCGCGATGGCCTTCAGCCGGCTGCCCGCCCGCTGGCGTGCGGTGCTGTGGCGAATGGAGGTCGAGGGGCATCGCCCCGCGAGCATCGCCGGGGAGTTCGGGCTCACGCCGAATGCGACCGCCGTGCTCGCCCACCGTGCGCGGCAGGGCTTGCGAACGGCGTATCGGGAGGCCGCAGCCGGTGAGCATGGTGGTCGGCGCAGGCGCGGCCCGGTGGCACCGGGCTGTGCACCGCATCCCGGTGGTCCCGCGAACGGTTCCGGCTCCGTCGGGAACACGCGCGATGGGTGA
- a CDS encoding rhodanese-like domain-containing protein, with product MHGQVPGVHPEELPAELPEGTLLDVREHDEWQAGHAPGAVHIPMSEVPERLDEIPEADQLYVVCRSGGRSSKVTAYLNANGWDAVNVERGMNGWSSSGRPVVADNPDSEPYVL from the coding sequence ATGCACGGTCAGGTGCCCGGAGTGCACCCCGAGGAACTGCCTGCGGAGTTGCCGGAGGGCACGCTGCTCGACGTCCGCGAACACGACGAATGGCAAGCGGGACACGCACCCGGCGCGGTGCACATTCCGATGAGTGAGGTCCCGGAACGGCTCGACGAGATCCCGGAGGCCGACCAGCTTTACGTGGTATGTCGCTCCGGTGGGCGTTCGTCCAAGGTGACCGCCTATCTCAACGCGAACGGCTGGGACGCGGTCAACGTCGAACGCGGCATGAACGGTTGGTCGTCCAGCGGGCGGCCGGTGGTCGCCGACAATCCCGACAGTGAGCCGTACGTGCTGTGA
- a CDS encoding DUF4328 domain-containing protein, translating to MTRRPTGSEAPVEWVATPPGGVRPPRVRSAPRRYTGPPSYSVVPRWGFPQLTWRWPLALPSRTRVDPAERVLSLSATAVSTLWVTAGLACVATIAEIWRYVLLLRSRNGALARTPLAFSDALVITAGVMTWVIGVLCGVVVVLWALRARAYAATQAGVRPARSDWQFVTGVLVPGPNLFVPGSALAELEHTVLMRDRARDPHARPRPTWLVQLWWCAWSASLLLGWITFLWGFTDGVQALANGVVLHAWTNAVMAALAIVTVYVVKYLTRLLVPVDTTEVPRLRVLGVRGAPAPPRQERPTGAPR from the coding sequence GTGACGCGACGTCCGACCGGTTCCGAGGCGCCGGTGGAGTGGGTGGCCACTCCACCGGGGGGAGTGCGCCCGCCCCGCGTCCGGAGCGCCCCGCGTCGCTACACCGGGCCGCCGTCGTATTCCGTCGTGCCGCGCTGGGGATTTCCACAGCTGACGTGGCGATGGCCGTTGGCGCTGCCGAGCCGCACTCGCGTCGACCCTGCCGAACGGGTGCTGTCGTTGTCGGCCACGGCCGTCTCGACGCTGTGGGTTACCGCCGGACTCGCCTGCGTGGCCACCATTGCGGAGATCTGGCGCTATGTGCTGCTGCTGCGCAGCCGAAATGGGGCGCTGGCAAGGACTCCGCTTGCTTTCTCGGATGCGTTGGTGATCACGGCGGGAGTGATGACCTGGGTGATCGGGGTACTCTGCGGCGTGGTCGTGGTGTTGTGGGCCTTGCGGGCACGTGCCTACGCGGCCACGCAGGCAGGCGTGCGTCCGGCGCGTTCGGACTGGCAGTTCGTCACCGGTGTGCTGGTCCCGGGACCGAATCTGTTCGTGCCCGGTTCGGCGTTGGCGGAACTGGAGCACACGGTTCTGATGCGTGATCGTGCCCGTGATCCACATGCTCGCCCGAGACCGACGTGGCTGGTGCAGCTGTGGTGGTGTGCCTGGAGCGCGAGCTTGTTGCTCGGGTGGATCACGTTCCTGTGGGGCTTCACCGACGGCGTGCAGGCGTTGGCCAACGGTGTGGTGTTGCATGCCTGGACCAATGCCGTGATGGCCGCGCTGGCCATCGTGACCGTCTACGTCGTCAAGTACTTGACGCGGCTGTTGGTGCCGGTGGATACGACGGAGGTGCCTCGGCTGCGCGTTCTCGGAGTGCGCGGCGCCCCCGCACCCCCTCGTCAGGAGCGCCCCACCGGAGCCCCACGCTGA
- a CDS encoding DUF1656 domain-containing protein: MNRVVRGSDGRMWNVRTNLEWSNPIDVDEWEHDVSGGAAPGMAMGAVLLFLFVGFVVWTPPSVYVPPWLVLALAVIVLFFPVRWLLRRPWTVMAETPGDEDERPPERWVGVVRGFLTARQRGARVARDIEVYSEPDMNGPLQPIA; this comes from the coding sequence ATGAACCGGGTGGTGCGTGGCTCCGACGGGCGAATGTGGAACGTGCGGACCAATCTCGAATGGTCCAACCCGATCGATGTGGACGAGTGGGAGCACGACGTCAGCGGAGGAGCTGCCCCGGGCATGGCCATGGGGGCGGTCCTGCTGTTCCTGTTCGTCGGGTTCGTCGTCTGGACCCCTCCATCGGTGTACGTCCCCCCTTGGTTGGTTCTGGCGCTGGCGGTGATCGTGCTGTTCTTCCCGGTCCGCTGGTTGCTGCGGCGGCCGTGGACGGTCATGGCCGAAACACCCGGGGATGAGGATGAGCGTCCGCCGGAGCGGTGGGTCGGTGTCGTGCGTGGATTCCTCACCGCCAGGCAGCGGGGTGCGCGGGTGGCACGCGATATCGAGGTCTACTCCGAACCCGATATGAACGGACCTCTGCAACCCATCGCCTGA
- a CDS encoding LytR/AlgR family response regulator transcription factor: MSTQEHVSGLVVLAVDDEIAGLNEMKHLLECNPRVSRVVTASDAPEALHLLRGGDKQVRTGSTEWAAVDAVFADVAMPGLSGMELARAVVSYDNPPALVFITGHEENALEAFELGAIDYIMKPANPERVDRALRFVERVSDSSAEKENRVESGRERRAVEEQDTDPHAFIAVELGGTTKLIPRKSVLWVEAQGDYARLHTTDGSYLVRIPLAQLEEQWADAGFVRIHRSYLVALGLVSELRTSSSGHSVLLRTGGELRELPVSRRHTRELKNRLVHTPRPGWG, translated from the coding sequence GTGAGTACTCAAGAGCACGTTTCGGGTCTCGTCGTTCTGGCGGTGGACGACGAGATTGCCGGGCTGAACGAGATGAAACACCTGCTCGAATGCAATCCTCGAGTGAGTCGGGTCGTGACCGCCTCCGATGCTCCCGAAGCGCTGCATCTGTTGCGGGGTGGTGACAAGCAGGTCCGGACGGGCAGCACCGAATGGGCCGCCGTGGATGCGGTGTTCGCCGACGTGGCCATGCCGGGGCTGAGCGGGATGGAACTGGCCAGGGCCGTCGTGTCGTACGACAATCCGCCCGCGCTCGTGTTCATCACCGGCCATGAGGAAAACGCGCTGGAGGCTTTCGAACTCGGTGCGATCGACTACATCATGAAACCCGCCAATCCCGAACGGGTCGATCGCGCCCTGCGGTTCGTGGAGCGGGTGAGCGATTCCTCCGCGGAGAAGGAGAACCGCGTCGAGTCCGGGCGCGAACGGCGTGCGGTCGAAGAGCAGGACACCGACCCGCACGCGTTCATTGCGGTCGAGCTGGGGGGAACCACGAAACTGATACCGCGCAAATCGGTGCTGTGGGTCGAGGCCCAGGGTGACTATGCGCGGCTGCACACCACCGATGGTTCGTATCTGGTGCGAATTCCGCTGGCCCAGCTCGAGGAGCAGTGGGCGGATGCGGGGTTCGTGCGGATTCACCGGTCGTACCTGGTGGCGCTGGGCCTGGTCAGTGAGCTGCGGACATCGTCATCGGGCCACTCGGTGCTGCTGCGTACCGGTGGTGAGCTGCGGGAGCTGCCGGTCAGCCGCCGCCACACCCGCGAACTCAAGAATCGGCTCGTGCACACCCCACGACCGGGATGGGGGTGA
- the msrA gene encoding peptide-methionine (S)-S-oxide reductase MsrA, protein MALFGNKNRVIEADEALPGRSTPLAVPESHAVFGDRRIVPPFPEGMSTVVVGMGCFWGAERMFWRTEGVWSTAVGYAGGHTPNPTYEEVCSGLTGHAEVVLVVFDPEIIGLSRILRVFWENHDPTQGMRQGNDVGSQYRSAIYYADEQQRVTAVASREQYQAALTAADRGSITTEIAPLGEFYYAEGYHQQYLSDAKNPNGYCGIAGTGVACPTGLAI, encoded by the coding sequence ATGGCGTTGTTCGGTAACAAGAACCGTGTGATCGAAGCTGATGAGGCTCTGCCGGGACGATCCACTCCGCTTGCGGTACCCGAGTCGCATGCGGTGTTCGGCGACCGCCGGATCGTGCCACCCTTCCCGGAAGGCATGTCCACCGTGGTGGTGGGCATGGGCTGTTTCTGGGGAGCCGAGCGCATGTTCTGGCGCACCGAGGGCGTGTGGTCCACCGCTGTCGGATACGCGGGTGGGCACACCCCCAACCCGACCTATGAGGAGGTGTGCAGCGGTCTGACCGGGCACGCCGAGGTCGTCCTCGTCGTGTTCGACCCGGAGATCATCGGGCTTTCGCGGATCCTGCGGGTGTTCTGGGAGAACCACGATCCGACGCAGGGCATGCGGCAGGGCAACGACGTGGGCTCGCAGTATCGTTCGGCGATCTACTATGCCGACGAACAGCAGCGTGTGACGGCCGTGGCGAGCCGTGAGCAGTACCAGGCGGCACTGACGGCCGCCGATCGTGGCAGTATCACCACGGAGATCGCCCCGCTGGGTGAGTTCTACTACGCCGAGGGCTACCACCAGCAATATCTCAGCGATGCGAAAAACCCGAACGGTTACTGTGGCATCGCCGGAACCGGAGTCGCCTGCCCCACCGGCCTCGCCATCTGA
- a CDS encoding dodecin: MADNVYRVTEIVGTSEQGLDDAIRKGVQRASQSLREVDWFEVSEIRGHVENGSVAHFQVGLKIGFRLDE, translated from the coding sequence ATGGCAGACAACGTGTACCGGGTGACCGAGATCGTCGGCACGTCCGAGCAGGGCCTCGACGATGCGATCCGCAAGGGCGTGCAGCGTGCCTCCCAATCGCTGCGGGAAGTCGACTGGTTCGAGGTTTCCGAGATCCGGGGGCACGTGGAGAACGGCTCTGTCGCCCACTTCCAGGTCGGCCTGAAGATCGGTTTCAGGCTGGACGAGTGA
- a CDS encoding S49 family peptidase — protein MNERVPHKFTSVLSGKLSSKLPPKLAERAERGPVVPVVRLHGPITPTPSPVNRASISLQTVESALTRAFSHDRVAAVALSINSPGGAATQSALVADRIRDLAESKNVPALTFCEDVAASGGYWLACAGDEVYAHPTSMVGSVGVVSAGFGLEGLLDRFGVERRVHAAGDRKVRLDPFRPEKEDDVEWLQSLQTEMHGQFADWVRHRRGDKLNGSADELFSGEVWTGARAKELGLVDGTGTLRGIVRERFPEAHVVQVEPRKPLLARLGVSGPGARFGSTGAAAATGSVLAAVDELEQRALWSRFGL, from the coding sequence ATGAACGAGAGGGTGCCGCACAAGTTCACCAGCGTGCTCAGTGGGAAATTGTCCTCCAAGTTGCCTCCGAAACTGGCCGAACGCGCCGAGCGGGGGCCTGTGGTGCCCGTGGTGAGGTTGCATGGTCCGATCACGCCGACACCGTCACCGGTGAATCGCGCCTCGATCTCCCTTCAGACGGTCGAGTCCGCTTTGACCAGAGCTTTCAGTCACGACCGTGTCGCCGCGGTGGCACTGTCGATCAACTCGCCGGGGGGTGCGGCCACTCAGTCGGCATTGGTGGCCGACCGGATCCGTGACCTGGCCGAGTCGAAGAACGTGCCTGCGCTGACCTTCTGCGAGGACGTCGCGGCTTCGGGCGGATACTGGTTGGCCTGCGCGGGTGACGAGGTCTATGCGCATCCGACCTCGATGGTCGGCTCGGTGGGCGTGGTCAGTGCCGGATTCGGCTTGGAGGGCCTGCTGGACCGTTTCGGCGTGGAGCGCCGGGTCCACGCGGCCGGGGACCGCAAAGTGCGTCTGGATCCGTTCCGCCCGGAGAAGGAGGACGACGTCGAGTGGCTGCAGTCGCTGCAGACGGAGATGCACGGGCAATTCGCGGACTGGGTCCGCCATCGTCGTGGGGACAAGCTCAACGGTTCCGCGGACGAGCTTTTCTCCGGTGAGGTGTGGACCGGGGCCCGGGCGAAGGAGCTGGGGCTCGTCGACGGGACCGGGACGTTGCGCGGGATCGTGCGCGAACGGTTCCCCGAGGCGCATGTGGTTCAGGTGGAGCCACGTAAGCCGCTGCTCGCGCGCCTGGGGGTGAGTGGTCCCGGTGCCCGGTTCGGCAGTACGGGTGCCGCCGCCGCGACCGGTTCGGTGCTGGCTGCCGTGGACGAGCTGGAGCAGCGTGCCCTGTGGTCCCGTTTCGGTCTGTGA
- a CDS encoding GAF domain-containing sensor histidine kinase — protein MPELLTERTVLTLIAALGVLGMFVMLCRSRRVSTSMEDATLAALHRVTSAAPYLRSGLTQDSADKTAPHLRELLSCVAVGVVDPDGTMLAWDGEANQHYGDLTGPIERVLSTDKREYVDHSDVPCDQRPCPMRHAVVVPLEVEGRNRGALVVITGGDQKRLLRAADEVADHVSAQLELAELQESKEKLARAEVRALRAQISPHFIYNALNTISSHVRTDPEQARELLQEFADFTRYSFRTNDGMYTTLAEEIRNIDRYLMLEGARFGPERLKVQLKIAPEVLPVTLPFLALQPLVENAVRHGLLNKPGGGTVSVIAEDLGTEALISVDDDGIGMNPQDLESELDETHMSGAHVGLGNINNRMRSTFGNDYGLVVETEEGAGMKVIMRVPKYSPGVHPDPAPPLPDHSRQEQEIGVPEQEPAPAR, from the coding sequence GTGCCCGAGCTGCTGACTGAGCGGACAGTGCTGACCCTGATAGCGGCGCTTGGCGTGCTCGGAATGTTCGTCATGCTGTGCCGATCACGCCGGGTGAGCACCTCGATGGAGGATGCGACACTTGCCGCGCTGCATCGAGTGACCAGCGCCGCCCCCTACCTGCGTAGCGGTCTCACCCAGGATTCGGCGGACAAGACCGCGCCGCACCTGCGGGAGCTGCTGTCCTGTGTCGCGGTGGGTGTGGTCGATCCCGATGGGACCATGTTGGCCTGGGACGGCGAGGCCAATCAGCATTACGGTGATCTGACCGGACCGATCGAACGGGTGCTGAGCACCGACAAGCGCGAGTATGTCGATCACTCCGATGTGCCCTGCGACCAGCGCCCGTGCCCGATGCGGCACGCGGTGGTGGTGCCGCTGGAGGTCGAAGGTCGTAACCGGGGTGCGTTGGTGGTGATCACCGGTGGTGACCAGAAGCGGTTGCTGCGTGCGGCCGATGAGGTCGCCGACCATGTTTCGGCACAGCTCGAACTGGCCGAGCTGCAGGAGTCCAAGGAGAAGCTGGCGCGTGCGGAGGTGCGTGCCCTGCGCGCGCAGATCTCGCCGCACTTCATCTACAACGCGCTGAACACGATCTCCTCGCATGTCCGTACCGACCCCGAACAGGCACGGGAACTACTGCAGGAGTTCGCCGACTTCACGCGCTACTCTTTTCGCACCAACGACGGCATGTACACGACCCTGGCCGAGGAGATCCGCAACATCGATCGCTATCTGATGCTGGAGGGGGCGCGGTTCGGTCCGGAACGACTGAAGGTGCAGCTCAAGATCGCACCGGAGGTACTGCCCGTGACCCTGCCGTTCCTGGCGCTGCAGCCGCTGGTGGAAAACGCCGTGCGGCACGGTCTGCTCAACAAGCCGGGTGGCGGCACGGTTTCGGTGATCGCCGAGGACCTCGGCACCGAGGCGCTGATCAGCGTCGACGATGACGGGATCGGTATGAATCCGCAGGATCTGGAGTCCGAACTCGACGAAACGCACATGAGCGGCGCGCACGTCGGCCTCGGCAACATCAACAACCGGATGCGTTCGACCTTCGGCAACGACTACGGCCTGGTGGTCGAGACCGAGGAGGGCGCGGGCATGAAGGTCATCATGCGGGTGCCCAAGTATTCCCCCGGGGTGCACCCGGACCCCGCACCACCGCTCCCGGATCACTCGAGGCAGGAGCAGGAGATCGGCGTGCCGGAGCAGGAACCCGCCCCGGCACGGTAA
- a CDS encoding sodium/solute symporter yields the protein MEWNVWALGGIVVLAAATGALAVWGSRNARTTSDFLVARRTVGAERNAAAISGEYLSAASFLGVAGLILKEGADALWYPIGFTAGYLVLMLFVAAPLRRSGVYTLPDFAQDRLGSARLRLLASMLVVLIGWLYLVPQLQAAGVTLSTIIGLPYWTGVVAVAVIVLIGVLGGGMRAATLVQAFQYCVKLFAITVPAFVLCTVFLGEHSSRLRGLDENAPPAFERATTVRISTDVRLQVAEPLWLWVEGGSGAGVISDSAASGPSSVYVSPGVYPVSEGAELRFPAGASVPVVADAAPDNLSWLLPQDGGFRGLFETYSLILATFLGTMGLPHVLVRFYTNPSGDAARRTTLFVLALLGAFYLFPTVLGLLSRFYMPQLLVTGKTDAAVLQLPGAMLDNWVGGLLAAITAAGAFAAFLSASSGLVMSVAGVLSRDLLPGRTWDFRLTSLGAATVPTLLALGAVDRDISESVGLAFTMAASTFFPLLVLGIWWRRLTAAGATAGLLVGGSLVLVAVLLGMGVQDTQSWWSVVLRQPAAITVPTALLVTIVVSRATRYRIPPGVARVMLRMHAPDRLGFVRDRAGEHVGTDDGKRPHSQGRHHR from the coding sequence ATGGAGTGGAACGTCTGGGCGCTGGGCGGCATCGTCGTGCTCGCCGCGGCGACCGGCGCTCTCGCGGTCTGGGGTTCGCGGAACGCGCGCACCACATCGGATTTCCTGGTCGCACGCCGCACGGTGGGAGCGGAGCGCAACGCGGCGGCGATCTCCGGTGAGTACTTGTCGGCGGCGTCGTTTCTCGGCGTGGCCGGCCTGATACTCAAGGAGGGAGCCGATGCCCTGTGGTACCCGATCGGCTTCACCGCCGGGTACCTGGTGTTGATGCTGTTCGTGGCCGCGCCGTTACGGCGTTCCGGGGTCTACACACTGCCGGACTTCGCCCAGGACCGGCTGGGCTCTGCCCGGCTGCGGCTGCTGGCGAGCATGCTGGTGGTCCTGATCGGCTGGCTGTATCTGGTTCCGCAGTTGCAGGCGGCCGGGGTGACCCTGTCGACGATCATCGGCTTGCCGTACTGGACCGGGGTCGTGGCGGTGGCGGTCATCGTGCTGATCGGCGTGCTCGGCGGCGGGATGCGTGCGGCCACTCTGGTGCAGGCGTTCCAGTATTGCGTGAAGTTGTTCGCGATCACCGTGCCCGCCTTCGTGCTGTGCACGGTTTTTCTGGGTGAGCATTCGTCACGTCTGCGCGGACTCGACGAAAACGCTCCGCCCGCTTTCGAACGGGCCACCACGGTACGCATTTCCACCGATGTGCGGCTGCAGGTCGCCGAGCCGCTGTGGTTGTGGGTCGAGGGAGGTTCCGGTGCGGGCGTGATCAGCGACAGCGCCGCGTCGGGACCGAGCAGTGTCTATGTCTCCCCCGGCGTCTATCCGGTTTCGGAGGGTGCCGAGCTGCGGTTTCCCGCGGGGGCGTCGGTTCCGGTGGTGGCCGATGCCGCACCGGACAACCTGTCCTGGCTGTTGCCGCAGGACGGTGGTTTCCGCGGTCTGTTCGAGACGTACTCGCTGATCCTGGCGACTTTCCTCGGCACGATGGGTCTGCCGCATGTGCTGGTGCGCTTCTACACGAACCCGAGCGGGGACGCTGCTCGGCGTACGACGTTGTTCGTGCTCGCCCTGCTCGGCGCGTTCTACTTGTTCCCGACGGTCCTCGGGCTGCTGTCGCGGTTCTACATGCCGCAGTTGCTGGTCACGGGTAAGACCGATGCGGCGGTGCTGCAACTTCCCGGCGCGATGCTCGACAACTGGGTCGGTGGGTTGCTCGCCGCGATCACGGCGGCGGGCGCGTTCGCGGCGTTCCTGTCCGCCTCGTCCGGTCTGGTGATGAGTGTGGCAGGAGTGCTGTCCCGGGACCTGCTGCCGGGCCGCACGTGGGATTTCCGGTTGACCTCGCTGGGCGCGGCGACGGTTCCGACCCTGCTGGCCCTCGGCGCGGTGGACCGGGACATCTCGGAGAGCGTGGGCCTGGCGTTCACGATGGCGGCCTCCACCTTCTTTCCGCTGCTGGTGCTGGGTATCTGGTGGCGCCGTCTGACGGCGGCCGGGGCAACCGCCGGGTTGTTGGTCGGCGGGTCCCTGGTGTTGGTGGCGGTCCTGCTGGGGATGGGGGTGCAGGACACGCAGAGCTGGTGGTCGGTGGTGCTGCGGCAGCCTGCGGCGATCACGGTGCCGACTGCGCTGCTGGTGACGATCGTGGTCAGCCGTGCCACCCGGTATCGGATTCCGCCGGGGGTCGCACGTGTGATGTTGCGCATGCACGCCCCGGACCGGCTGGGTTTCGTTCGCGACCGCGCCGGGGAACACGTCGGCACCGACGACGGGAAACGGCCGCATTCGCAGGGACGCCACCACCGCTGA